The following are encoded together in the Rhinopithecus roxellana isolate Shanxi Qingling chromosome 5, ASM756505v1, whole genome shotgun sequence genome:
- the RBM23 gene encoding probable RNA-binding protein 23 isoform X2: MLFLEQDGRKHDILSDRMASDDFDIVIEAMLEAPYKKEEDEQQKKEVKKDYPSNTTSSTNNSGNTGTSGSSTIGETSKKKRSRSHSKSRDRKRSRSRDRDRYRRRNSRSRSRDRQRRHGSRSWDRRHGSESRSRDRHHEDRVSYRSPPLATGYRYGHSKSPHFREKSPVREPVDNLSPEERDARTVFCMQLAARIRPRDLEDFFSAVGKVRDVRIISDRNSRRSKGIAYVEFCEIQSVPLAIGLTGQRLLGVPIIVQASQAEKNRLAAMANNLQKGSGGPMRLYVGSLHFNITEDMLRGIFEPFGKIDNIVLMKDSDTGRSKGYGFITFSDSECARRALEQLNGFELAGRPMRVGHVTERLDGGTDITFPDGDQELDPGSAGGRLQLMAKLAEGSGIQLPTTAAAAAAAAAAAQAAALQLNGAVPLGALNPAALTALSPALNLASQCLQLSSLFTPQTM, from the exons ATCTGACAGGATGGCATCTGATGACTTTGATATAGTGATTGAGGCCATGCTGGAAGCTCCCTATAAAAAAGAAGAG GAtgagcaacaaaagaaagaagttaaaaaggaTTATCCTAGCAATACCACCAGCAGCACCAACAACAGTGGCAACACTGGGACCAGTGGAAGCAGCACCATCGGGGAGACAAGCAA GAAGAAGAGGAGTCGGAGCCATAGTAAAAGCAGGGATAGAAAGCGCAG TCGTAGTCGAGATCGGGATCGGTATAGACGGAGAAACAGTCGGAGCCGAAGTCGAGATCGGCAGCGTCGTCACGGTAGCCGTAGCTGGGATCGTCGACATGGTAGTGAGTCGCGAAGTCGGGACCGTCATCATGAGGATCGTGTGAGCTACAGGAGTCCTCCACTTGCCACTGG tTATAGGTATGGACACAGTAAGAGTCCTCATTTCAGAGAGAAGAGCCCAGTCAG GGAACCAGTTGATAATCTGAGTCCTGAGGAGCGTGATGCCCGCACAGTTTTCTGTATGCAGTTAGCTGCCCGCATTCGGCCTCGAGATCTGGAGGACTTTTTCTCTGCTGTAGGCAAG GTTCGCGATGTACGTATCATCTCAGATCGGAACTCACGTCGTTCTAAGGGCATTGCCTACGTGGAATTCTGTGAAATCCAGTCTGTGCCACTGGCCATTGGGCTGACTGGGCAGCGGTTGCTGGGAGTGCCTATCATTGTACAGGCTTCACAG gCAGAGAAAAACAGACTGGCGGCCATGGCCAACAACCTGCAAAAGGGCAGTGGTGGACCAATGCGCCTCTATGTGGGTTCCCTGCACTTCAATATCACTGAAGACATGCTCCGGGGCATCTTTGAGCCCTTTGGTAAA ATTGATAATATTGTCCTGATGAAGGACTCAGATACAGGCCGCTCTAAAGGTTATGGTTTCATCACG TTCTCTGATTCTGAGTGTGCCCGGCGGGCCCTGGAACAGTTGAATGGCTTTGAGCTTGCTGGTCGACCTATGAGGGTTGGCCATGTGACTGAGCGACTGGATGGTGGCACAGACATCACTTTCCCTGATGGGGACCAGGAGCTGGATCCGGGATCGGCAGGTGGACGTTTGCAGCTCATGGCAAAACTGGCAGAAG GCTCTGGAATCCAACTGCCAACCactgctgctgccgccgctgctgctgccgctgctgcccAAGCTGCTGCCTTGCAACTGAATGGAGCAGTTCCCTTGGGGGCCCTGAATCCAGCAGCTCTGACTG CTCTGAGTCCAGCCCTGAACCTTGCCTCCCAGTGCCTCCAGCTGTCCAGCCTCTTTACCCCCCAGACCATGTGA
- the RBM23 gene encoding probable RNA-binding protein 23 isoform X6, which yields MASDDFDIVIEAMLEAPYKKEEDEQQKKEVKKDYPSNTTSSTNNSGNTGTSGSSTIGETSNRSRDRDRYRRRNSRSRSRDRQRRHGSRSWDRRHGSESRSRDRHHEDRVSYRSPPLATGYRYGHSKSPHFREKSPVREPVDNLSPEERDARTVFCMQLAARIRPRDLEDFFSAVGKVRDVRIISDRNSRRSKGIAYVEFCEIQSVPLAIGLTGQRLLGVPIIVQASQAEKNRLAAMANNLQKGSGGPMRLYVGSLHFNITEDMLRGIFEPFGKIDNIVLMKDSDTGRSKGYGFITFSDSECARRALEQLNGFELAGRPMRVGHVTERLDGGTDITFPDGDQELDPGSAGGRLQLMAKLAEGSGIQLPTTAAAAAAAAAAAQAAALQLNGAVPLGALNPAALTALSPALNLASQCLQLSSLFTPQTM from the exons ATGGCATCTGATGACTTTGATATAGTGATTGAGGCCATGCTGGAAGCTCCCTATAAAAAAGAAGAG GAtgagcaacaaaagaaagaagttaaaaaggaTTATCCTAGCAATACCACCAGCAGCACCAACAACAGTGGCAACACTGGGACCAGTGGAAGCAGCACCATCGGGGAGACAAGCAA TCGTAGTCGAGATCGGGATCGGTATAGACGGAGAAACAGTCGGAGCCGAAGTCGAGATCGGCAGCGTCGTCACGGTAGCCGTAGCTGGGATCGTCGACATGGTAGTGAGTCGCGAAGTCGGGACCGTCATCATGAGGATCGTGTGAGCTACAGGAGTCCTCCACTTGCCACTGG tTATAGGTATGGACACAGTAAGAGTCCTCATTTCAGAGAGAAGAGCCCAGTCAG GGAACCAGTTGATAATCTGAGTCCTGAGGAGCGTGATGCCCGCACAGTTTTCTGTATGCAGTTAGCTGCCCGCATTCGGCCTCGAGATCTGGAGGACTTTTTCTCTGCTGTAGGCAAG GTTCGCGATGTACGTATCATCTCAGATCGGAACTCACGTCGTTCTAAGGGCATTGCCTACGTGGAATTCTGTGAAATCCAGTCTGTGCCACTGGCCATTGGGCTGACTGGGCAGCGGTTGCTGGGAGTGCCTATCATTGTACAGGCTTCACAG gCAGAGAAAAACAGACTGGCGGCCATGGCCAACAACCTGCAAAAGGGCAGTGGTGGACCAATGCGCCTCTATGTGGGTTCCCTGCACTTCAATATCACTGAAGACATGCTCCGGGGCATCTTTGAGCCCTTTGGTAAA ATTGATAATATTGTCCTGATGAAGGACTCAGATACAGGCCGCTCTAAAGGTTATGGTTTCATCACG TTCTCTGATTCTGAGTGTGCCCGGCGGGCCCTGGAACAGTTGAATGGCTTTGAGCTTGCTGGTCGACCTATGAGGGTTGGCCATGTGACTGAGCGACTGGATGGTGGCACAGACATCACTTTCCCTGATGGGGACCAGGAGCTGGATCCGGGATCGGCAGGTGGACGTTTGCAGCTCATGGCAAAACTGGCAGAAG GCTCTGGAATCCAACTGCCAACCactgctgctgccgccgctgctgctgccgctgctgcccAAGCTGCTGCCTTGCAACTGAATGGAGCAGTTCCCTTGGGGGCCCTGAATCCAGCAGCTCTGACTG CTCTGAGTCCAGCCCTGAACCTTGCCTCCCAGTGCCTCCAGCTGTCCAGCCTCTTTACCCCCCAGACCAT GTAA
- the RBM23 gene encoding probable RNA-binding protein 23 isoform X1, which translates to MLFLEQDGRKHDILSDRMASDDFDIVIEAMLEAPYKKEEDEQQKKEVKKDYPSNTTSSTNNSGNTGTSGSSTIGETSKKKRSRSHSKSRDRKRSRSRDRDRYRRRNSRSRSRDRQRRHGSRSWDRRHGSESRSRDRHHEDRVSYRSPPLATGYRYGHSKSPHFREKSPVREPVDNLSPEERDARTVFCMQLAARIRPRDLEDFFSAVGKVRDVRIISDRNSRRSKGIAYVEFCEIQSVPLAIGLTGQRLLGVPIIVQASQAEKNRLAAMANNLQKGSGGPMRLYVGSLHFNITEDMLRGIFEPFGKIDNIVLMKDSDTGRSKGYGFITFSDSECARRALEQLNGFELAGRPMRVGHVTERLDGGTDITFPDGDQELDPGSAGGRLQLMAKLAEGSGIQLPTTAAAAAAAAAAAQAAALQLNGAVPLGALNPAALTALSPALNLASQCLQLSSLFTPQTM; encoded by the exons ATCTGACAGGATGGCATCTGATGACTTTGATATAGTGATTGAGGCCATGCTGGAAGCTCCCTATAAAAAAGAAGAG GAtgagcaacaaaagaaagaagttaaaaaggaTTATCCTAGCAATACCACCAGCAGCACCAACAACAGTGGCAACACTGGGACCAGTGGAAGCAGCACCATCGGGGAGACAAGCAA GAAGAAGAGGAGTCGGAGCCATAGTAAAAGCAGGGATAGAAAGCGCAG TCGTAGTCGAGATCGGGATCGGTATAGACGGAGAAACAGTCGGAGCCGAAGTCGAGATCGGCAGCGTCGTCACGGTAGCCGTAGCTGGGATCGTCGACATGGTAGTGAGTCGCGAAGTCGGGACCGTCATCATGAGGATCGTGTGAGCTACAGGAGTCCTCCACTTGCCACTGG tTATAGGTATGGACACAGTAAGAGTCCTCATTTCAGAGAGAAGAGCCCAGTCAG GGAACCAGTTGATAATCTGAGTCCTGAGGAGCGTGATGCCCGCACAGTTTTCTGTATGCAGTTAGCTGCCCGCATTCGGCCTCGAGATCTGGAGGACTTTTTCTCTGCTGTAGGCAAG GTTCGCGATGTACGTATCATCTCAGATCGGAACTCACGTCGTTCTAAGGGCATTGCCTACGTGGAATTCTGTGAAATCCAGTCTGTGCCACTGGCCATTGGGCTGACTGGGCAGCGGTTGCTGGGAGTGCCTATCATTGTACAGGCTTCACAG gCAGAGAAAAACAGACTGGCGGCCATGGCCAACAACCTGCAAAAGGGCAGTGGTGGACCAATGCGCCTCTATGTGGGTTCCCTGCACTTCAATATCACTGAAGACATGCTCCGGGGCATCTTTGAGCCCTTTGGTAAA ATTGATAATATTGTCCTGATGAAGGACTCAGATACAGGCCGCTCTAAAGGTTATGGTTTCATCACG TTCTCTGATTCTGAGTGTGCCCGGCGGGCCCTGGAACAGTTGAATGGCTTTGAGCTTGCTGGTCGACCTATGAGGGTTGGCCATGTGACTGAGCGACTGGATGGTGGCACAGACATCACTTTCCCTGATGGGGACCAGGAGCTGGATCCGGGATCGGCAGGTGGACGTTTGCAGCTCATGGCAAAACTGGCAGAAG GCTCTGGAATCCAACTGCCAACCactgctgctgccgccgctgctgctgccgctgctgcccAAGCTGCTGCCTTGCAACTGAATGGAGCAGTTCCCTTGGGGGCCCTGAATCCAGCAGCTCTGACTG CTCTGAGTCCAGCCCTGAACCTTGCCTCCCAGTGCCTCCAGCTGTCCAGCCTCTTTACCCCCCAGACCAT GTAA
- the RBM23 gene encoding probable RNA-binding protein 23 isoform X4 — translation MLFLEQDGRKHDILSDRMASDDFDIVIEAMLEAPYKKEEDEQQKKEVKKDYPSNTTSSTNNSGNTGTSGSSTIGETSNRSRDRDRYRRRNSRSRSRDRQRRHGSRSWDRRHGSESRSRDRHHEDRVSYRSPPLATGYRYGHSKSPHFREKSPVREPVDNLSPEERDARTVFCMQLAARIRPRDLEDFFSAVGKVRDVRIISDRNSRRSKGIAYVEFCEIQSVPLAIGLTGQRLLGVPIIVQASQAEKNRLAAMANNLQKGSGGPMRLYVGSLHFNITEDMLRGIFEPFGKIDNIVLMKDSDTGRSKGYGFITFSDSECARRALEQLNGFELAGRPMRVGHVTERLDGGTDITFPDGDQELDPGSAGGRLQLMAKLAEGSGIQLPTTAAAAAAAAAAAQAAALQLNGAVPLGALNPAALTALSPALNLASQCLQLSSLFTPQTM, via the exons ATCTGACAGGATGGCATCTGATGACTTTGATATAGTGATTGAGGCCATGCTGGAAGCTCCCTATAAAAAAGAAGAG GAtgagcaacaaaagaaagaagttaaaaaggaTTATCCTAGCAATACCACCAGCAGCACCAACAACAGTGGCAACACTGGGACCAGTGGAAGCAGCACCATCGGGGAGACAAGCAA TCGTAGTCGAGATCGGGATCGGTATAGACGGAGAAACAGTCGGAGCCGAAGTCGAGATCGGCAGCGTCGTCACGGTAGCCGTAGCTGGGATCGTCGACATGGTAGTGAGTCGCGAAGTCGGGACCGTCATCATGAGGATCGTGTGAGCTACAGGAGTCCTCCACTTGCCACTGG tTATAGGTATGGACACAGTAAGAGTCCTCATTTCAGAGAGAAGAGCCCAGTCAG GGAACCAGTTGATAATCTGAGTCCTGAGGAGCGTGATGCCCGCACAGTTTTCTGTATGCAGTTAGCTGCCCGCATTCGGCCTCGAGATCTGGAGGACTTTTTCTCTGCTGTAGGCAAG GTTCGCGATGTACGTATCATCTCAGATCGGAACTCACGTCGTTCTAAGGGCATTGCCTACGTGGAATTCTGTGAAATCCAGTCTGTGCCACTGGCCATTGGGCTGACTGGGCAGCGGTTGCTGGGAGTGCCTATCATTGTACAGGCTTCACAG gCAGAGAAAAACAGACTGGCGGCCATGGCCAACAACCTGCAAAAGGGCAGTGGTGGACCAATGCGCCTCTATGTGGGTTCCCTGCACTTCAATATCACTGAAGACATGCTCCGGGGCATCTTTGAGCCCTTTGGTAAA ATTGATAATATTGTCCTGATGAAGGACTCAGATACAGGCCGCTCTAAAGGTTATGGTTTCATCACG TTCTCTGATTCTGAGTGTGCCCGGCGGGCCCTGGAACAGTTGAATGGCTTTGAGCTTGCTGGTCGACCTATGAGGGTTGGCCATGTGACTGAGCGACTGGATGGTGGCACAGACATCACTTTCCCTGATGGGGACCAGGAGCTGGATCCGGGATCGGCAGGTGGACGTTTGCAGCTCATGGCAAAACTGGCAGAAG GCTCTGGAATCCAACTGCCAACCactgctgctgccgccgctgctgctgccgctgctgcccAAGCTGCTGCCTTGCAACTGAATGGAGCAGTTCCCTTGGGGGCCCTGAATCCAGCAGCTCTGACTG CTCTGAGTCCAGCCCTGAACCTTGCCTCCCAGTGCCTCCAGCTGTCCAGCCTCTTTACCCCCCAGACCATGTGA
- the RBM23 gene encoding probable RNA-binding protein 23 isoform X3, with translation MLFLEQDGRKHDILSDRMASDDFDIVIEAMLEAPYKKEEDEQQKKEVKKDYPSNTTSSTNNSGNTGTSGSSTIGETSNRSRDRDRYRRRNSRSRSRDRQRRHGSRSWDRRHGSESRSRDRHHEDRVSYRSPPLATGYRYGHSKSPHFREKSPVREPVDNLSPEERDARTVFCMQLAARIRPRDLEDFFSAVGKVRDVRIISDRNSRRSKGIAYVEFCEIQSVPLAIGLTGQRLLGVPIIVQASQAEKNRLAAMANNLQKGSGGPMRLYVGSLHFNITEDMLRGIFEPFGKIDNIVLMKDSDTGRSKGYGFITFSDSECARRALEQLNGFELAGRPMRVGHVTERLDGGTDITFPDGDQELDPGSAGGRLQLMAKLAEGSGIQLPTTAAAAAAAAAAAQAAALQLNGAVPLGALNPAALTALSPALNLASQCLQLSSLFTPQTM, from the exons ATCTGACAGGATGGCATCTGATGACTTTGATATAGTGATTGAGGCCATGCTGGAAGCTCCCTATAAAAAAGAAGAG GAtgagcaacaaaagaaagaagttaaaaaggaTTATCCTAGCAATACCACCAGCAGCACCAACAACAGTGGCAACACTGGGACCAGTGGAAGCAGCACCATCGGGGAGACAAGCAA TCGTAGTCGAGATCGGGATCGGTATAGACGGAGAAACAGTCGGAGCCGAAGTCGAGATCGGCAGCGTCGTCACGGTAGCCGTAGCTGGGATCGTCGACATGGTAGTGAGTCGCGAAGTCGGGACCGTCATCATGAGGATCGTGTGAGCTACAGGAGTCCTCCACTTGCCACTGG tTATAGGTATGGACACAGTAAGAGTCCTCATTTCAGAGAGAAGAGCCCAGTCAG GGAACCAGTTGATAATCTGAGTCCTGAGGAGCGTGATGCCCGCACAGTTTTCTGTATGCAGTTAGCTGCCCGCATTCGGCCTCGAGATCTGGAGGACTTTTTCTCTGCTGTAGGCAAG GTTCGCGATGTACGTATCATCTCAGATCGGAACTCACGTCGTTCTAAGGGCATTGCCTACGTGGAATTCTGTGAAATCCAGTCTGTGCCACTGGCCATTGGGCTGACTGGGCAGCGGTTGCTGGGAGTGCCTATCATTGTACAGGCTTCACAG gCAGAGAAAAACAGACTGGCGGCCATGGCCAACAACCTGCAAAAGGGCAGTGGTGGACCAATGCGCCTCTATGTGGGTTCCCTGCACTTCAATATCACTGAAGACATGCTCCGGGGCATCTTTGAGCCCTTTGGTAAA ATTGATAATATTGTCCTGATGAAGGACTCAGATACAGGCCGCTCTAAAGGTTATGGTTTCATCACG TTCTCTGATTCTGAGTGTGCCCGGCGGGCCCTGGAACAGTTGAATGGCTTTGAGCTTGCTGGTCGACCTATGAGGGTTGGCCATGTGACTGAGCGACTGGATGGTGGCACAGACATCACTTTCCCTGATGGGGACCAGGAGCTGGATCCGGGATCGGCAGGTGGACGTTTGCAGCTCATGGCAAAACTGGCAGAAG GCTCTGGAATCCAACTGCCAACCactgctgctgccgccgctgctgctgccgctgctgcccAAGCTGCTGCCTTGCAACTGAATGGAGCAGTTCCCTTGGGGGCCCTGAATCCAGCAGCTCTGACTG CTCTGAGTCCAGCCCTGAACCTTGCCTCCCAGTGCCTCCAGCTGTCCAGCCTCTTTACCCCCCAGACCAT GTAA
- the RBM23 gene encoding probable RNA-binding protein 23 isoform X5 produces MASDDFDIVIEAMLEAPYKKEEDEQQKKEVKKDYPSNTTSSTNNSGNTGTSGSSTIGETSKKKRSRSHSKSRDRKRSRSRDRDRYRRRNSRSRSRDRQRRHGSRSWDRRHGSESRSRDRHHEDRVSYRSPPLATGYRYGHSKSPHFREKSPVREPVDNLSPEERDARTVFCMQLAARIRPRDLEDFFSAVGKVRDVRIISDRNSRRSKGIAYVEFCEIQSVPLAIGLTGQRLLGVPIIVQASQAEKNRLAAMANNLQKGSGGPMRLYVGSLHFNITEDMLRGIFEPFGKIDNIVLMKDSDTGRSKGYGFITFSDSECARRALEQLNGFELAGRPMRVGHVTERLDGGTDITFPDGDQELDPGSAGGRLQLMAKLAEGSGIQLPTTAAAAAAAAAAAQAAALQLNGAVPLGALNPAALTALSPALNLASQCLQLSSLFTPQTM; encoded by the exons ATGGCATCTGATGACTTTGATATAGTGATTGAGGCCATGCTGGAAGCTCCCTATAAAAAAGAAGAG GAtgagcaacaaaagaaagaagttaaaaaggaTTATCCTAGCAATACCACCAGCAGCACCAACAACAGTGGCAACACTGGGACCAGTGGAAGCAGCACCATCGGGGAGACAAGCAA GAAGAAGAGGAGTCGGAGCCATAGTAAAAGCAGGGATAGAAAGCGCAG TCGTAGTCGAGATCGGGATCGGTATAGACGGAGAAACAGTCGGAGCCGAAGTCGAGATCGGCAGCGTCGTCACGGTAGCCGTAGCTGGGATCGTCGACATGGTAGTGAGTCGCGAAGTCGGGACCGTCATCATGAGGATCGTGTGAGCTACAGGAGTCCTCCACTTGCCACTGG tTATAGGTATGGACACAGTAAGAGTCCTCATTTCAGAGAGAAGAGCCCAGTCAG GGAACCAGTTGATAATCTGAGTCCTGAGGAGCGTGATGCCCGCACAGTTTTCTGTATGCAGTTAGCTGCCCGCATTCGGCCTCGAGATCTGGAGGACTTTTTCTCTGCTGTAGGCAAG GTTCGCGATGTACGTATCATCTCAGATCGGAACTCACGTCGTTCTAAGGGCATTGCCTACGTGGAATTCTGTGAAATCCAGTCTGTGCCACTGGCCATTGGGCTGACTGGGCAGCGGTTGCTGGGAGTGCCTATCATTGTACAGGCTTCACAG gCAGAGAAAAACAGACTGGCGGCCATGGCCAACAACCTGCAAAAGGGCAGTGGTGGACCAATGCGCCTCTATGTGGGTTCCCTGCACTTCAATATCACTGAAGACATGCTCCGGGGCATCTTTGAGCCCTTTGGTAAA ATTGATAATATTGTCCTGATGAAGGACTCAGATACAGGCCGCTCTAAAGGTTATGGTTTCATCACG TTCTCTGATTCTGAGTGTGCCCGGCGGGCCCTGGAACAGTTGAATGGCTTTGAGCTTGCTGGTCGACCTATGAGGGTTGGCCATGTGACTGAGCGACTGGATGGTGGCACAGACATCACTTTCCCTGATGGGGACCAGGAGCTGGATCCGGGATCGGCAGGTGGACGTTTGCAGCTCATGGCAAAACTGGCAGAAG GCTCTGGAATCCAACTGCCAACCactgctgctgccgccgctgctgctgccgctgctgcccAAGCTGCTGCCTTGCAACTGAATGGAGCAGTTCCCTTGGGGGCCCTGAATCCAGCAGCTCTGACTG CTCTGAGTCCAGCCCTGAACCTTGCCTCCCAGTGCCTCCAGCTGTCCAGCCTCTTTACCCCCCAGACCAT GTAA